One window from the genome of Salisaeta longa DSM 21114 encodes:
- the mutS gene encoding DNA mismatch repair protein MutS — protein MRQYFAIKERHPQALLLFRMGDFYETFVDDAKTVSRILGITLTSRNNGKADDVPMAGFPHHALDSHLPKLIRAGLRVAICEQIEDASTSSGKVVDRDVVEVVTPGVSFHDQLLNPKQSNYLAALHWSGDRLGVAYIDASTGEFAVTEAPAPQLADLLQTIQPAEVILDKRRRSTLDALREQPFTITPQEDWVFGYDFAYETLLDHFETHSLKGFGVEALDVGLVAAGAALHYLQETQKGALPHIQKIRRFAGDEHIALDPQTKRNLELVATMHDGGREGSLVHILDDTQTPMGGRRLRAWLVRPLRTLDAINARQEAVAELVADRDRRDALRDTLGHMGDLERLAGKIATGRASPRDLNAVKTALQQLPAVQAHLEDAPGTTLPALRAALTPCPDLIARIEQALVDDPPAKISEGGLIRDGYDDELDELRQIASSGKEWVANLEATERERTGIPSLKVGFNKVFGYYLEITHTHTEKVPEHYIRKQTLVNSERYITPELKEYEEKILTAEEQIERLELELFNALREAIAQRTADLQDNADALARLDVLASLAAVADRHDYARPTVDDSLTLDITAGRHPVVEQTLPPGEAFIPNDTHVDPDDDQILIITGPNMAGKSVALRQVGLIVLLAQIGSFVPAEAAHVGLVDRIFTRVGASDNLAAGESTFLVEMNEAANILNNATSRSLILLDEVGRGTSTFDGLSIAWSIVEYLHERPEVAARTLFATHYHELNALAQRLDRVRNYRIQVQEHEGDIIFLRKLVPGGADHSYGIEVARMAGLPRPVIARAHEILHHLEAQDLAMDDAQQGDGAAPSGDDIPALGDEAMQMNLFGQPDPMAAELKEALAAIDPNRLTPIEALMKLSEWKAKLDA, from the coding sequence ATGCGTCAGTACTTTGCGATTAAGGAGCGGCACCCCCAGGCGCTGCTCCTCTTTCGGATGGGTGACTTTTACGAAACCTTTGTAGATGATGCCAAAACGGTAAGCCGCATCCTGGGCATTACGCTCACCTCGCGCAACAACGGCAAGGCCGATGATGTGCCCATGGCGGGCTTTCCGCATCATGCGCTGGATAGCCACTTGCCGAAGCTCATCCGGGCCGGGTTGCGCGTGGCCATCTGCGAACAGATTGAAGACGCAAGCACGTCGAGCGGGAAGGTCGTTGACCGCGACGTGGTGGAGGTCGTCACGCCGGGCGTGTCGTTTCATGATCAGTTGCTCAACCCAAAGCAATCCAACTACCTCGCGGCGTTGCACTGGAGCGGCGACCGTCTGGGCGTAGCCTACATCGATGCCTCGACGGGCGAGTTTGCCGTCACCGAAGCGCCCGCTCCGCAACTGGCCGACCTGCTGCAAACCATCCAGCCCGCGGAGGTCATTCTGGACAAGCGCCGCCGCAGCACGCTCGATGCCCTCCGCGAACAGCCGTTTACCATCACGCCGCAGGAGGATTGGGTGTTTGGCTACGACTTCGCCTACGAGACCCTGCTCGACCACTTTGAAACCCACTCGCTCAAGGGATTTGGCGTGGAGGCCCTCGACGTGGGACTCGTGGCCGCTGGCGCTGCGCTGCACTACCTGCAGGAGACGCAGAAGGGCGCGCTGCCGCACATCCAAAAAATTCGGCGGTTTGCGGGCGATGAGCATATCGCGCTCGATCCGCAGACGAAGCGCAACCTCGAACTCGTGGCGACCATGCACGACGGCGGCCGCGAGGGATCGCTCGTGCACATCCTCGACGATACGCAAACGCCCATGGGCGGGCGACGGCTGCGGGCCTGGCTGGTGCGCCCGCTCCGCACCCTCGATGCCATCAACGCCCGCCAAGAAGCCGTGGCCGAGCTCGTAGCCGATCGCGACCGGCGCGACGCCCTGCGCGACACGTTAGGCCACATGGGCGACCTGGAACGGCTGGCCGGAAAAATTGCCACGGGGCGCGCCTCGCCTCGCGACCTGAATGCCGTAAAAACGGCGCTCCAGCAGCTGCCCGCGGTGCAAGCGCACCTAGAAGACGCCCCCGGCACCACGCTGCCCGCTCTCCGCGCGGCGCTCACCCCCTGCCCCGACCTCATCGCGCGCATCGAGCAGGCCCTCGTTGACGATCCACCGGCCAAAATTAGCGAAGGCGGCCTCATCCGCGACGGCTACGACGACGAACTCGACGAACTCCGCCAGATCGCGTCCTCGGGCAAGGAGTGGGTGGCCAACCTGGAGGCTACCGAACGCGAGCGCACCGGCATCCCGTCGCTCAAGGTCGGCTTTAACAAGGTGTTTGGGTACTACCTGGAAATTACCCACACGCACACCGAGAAAGTCCCCGAGCACTACATCCGAAAGCAAACGCTCGTCAACTCGGAGCGCTACATTACGCCCGAGCTAAAAGAGTACGAGGAGAAGATCCTAACCGCCGAGGAGCAGATCGAACGGCTGGAGCTGGAGCTGTTCAACGCGCTCCGCGAGGCGATTGCGCAGCGCACGGCCGATCTGCAGGACAACGCCGATGCCCTTGCGCGCCTCGATGTGCTGGCGAGCCTGGCCGCGGTGGCCGACCGCCACGATTATGCGCGGCCGACGGTGGACGACAGCCTCACGCTCGACATCACCGCGGGGCGCCACCCGGTGGTCGAGCAAACGCTGCCGCCCGGCGAGGCCTTCATCCCGAACGACACGCATGTTGACCCCGACGACGACCAGATTCTCATCATCACCGGCCCCAACATGGCGGGCAAGAGCGTTGCCTTGCGACAGGTGGGCCTCATTGTGCTGCTTGCGCAAATTGGCAGCTTCGTGCCGGCCGAGGCCGCCCATGTGGGCCTCGTCGATCGCATCTTTACCCGCGTGGGCGCTTCCGACAATCTCGCGGCCGGCGAAAGCACCTTCCTCGTGGAAATGAACGAGGCGGCCAACATCCTCAACAACGCCACGAGCCGCTCCCTTATCCTGCTCGATGAAGTGGGCCGCGGCACCAGCACCTTCGATGGCCTCTCCATTGCCTGGTCAATTGTGGAGTACCTCCACGAGCGCCCCGAGGTGGCCGCGCGCACCCTGTTTGCCACGCACTACCACGAGCTCAATGCCCTGGCCCAGCGGCTCGATCGGGTGCGCAACTATCGCATTCAGGTGCAGGAGCACGAGGGCGACATCATCTTTTTGCGGAAGCTAGTGCCCGGCGGCGCCGACCACAGCTACGGCATTGAGGTGGCGCGCATGGCCGGCCTACCCCGCCCGGTGATTGCGCGGGCGCACGAAATTTTGCACCACCTGGAGGCCCAAGACCTGGCCATGGACGATGCGCAGCAGGGCGATGGCGCCGCCCCGTCCGGCGACGATATTCCCGCTCTGGGTGACGAAGCCATGCAGATGAATCTGTTTGGGCAGCCCGATCCGATGGCTGCCGAGCTGAAAGAAGCGCTGGCCGCAATCGACCCCAACCGCCTGACGCCCATCGAGGCCCTCATGAAGCTCTCGGAGTGGAAAGCAAAACTGGACGCCTGA
- a CDS encoding glycosyl transferase, whose product MAALLLTPLVIWGVHRAGWIAYPKDDRWHTRPVALLGGLGIFASVGVGLWASGAWASLPVGVLLGGVVMFGTGLADDLYDIRPEAKLVAQVVATALVLWAGLAFWRGGPVWLSVPLTFLWVIGISNAVNLIDGMDGLAAGITAIAGGILGVIALWLDHASMAVLALVLAAACIGFLVYNVKPARVFMGDCGSLFLGYVLAVLAMTVQSSGGPFAATLVPIVVLAVPIFDTTFVTVTRILQGRPITEGGVDHTMHRLVHDGLSERQTVYVLYVVSLVFGVAGLAVYQSTAQLFYALLLLCGVATVVFGLYLAGTPVPGHEAVHRSATERLGAWMRAVAGGVSWKSVMGMMADLMVVMAAFILAHYLRYAGALPANVQHLVSTALPLVAVAKVAVFYMFGLYHGIWRHAGTPEVIRLFGATMAAAALTWGVVALAYGVAVLSVAVVILDLMIVTLALLGVRFGFRALRQYAASQRRRGQPVLLFGTDEAAMLALRHLRQDDATNHVVVGLIAARPSKIGLHLQGVSVVGTPASLAAAQQKSGATAVIVPVLAGTPAARRALRTACEALNLTCLTFRTTLQSTAPLPAASGDGLLVHSRFDDSSAAG is encoded by the coding sequence ATGGCCGCGTTGCTTCTTACGCCGTTGGTTATTTGGGGCGTTCATCGGGCCGGATGGATTGCGTATCCTAAGGATGACCGCTGGCACACGCGTCCGGTTGCGCTGCTTGGCGGGTTGGGAATTTTTGCCAGTGTGGGTGTCGGATTATGGGCCAGCGGCGCGTGGGCCTCGCTCCCGGTGGGCGTGCTTCTGGGCGGCGTGGTGATGTTTGGCACGGGCCTAGCGGATGATCTGTACGACATTCGTCCGGAAGCCAAGCTCGTGGCCCAGGTTGTGGCTACGGCGTTGGTGTTGTGGGCGGGCCTGGCGTTTTGGCGGGGCGGGCCGGTGTGGCTGTCGGTGCCGCTCACGTTTCTGTGGGTCATCGGCATCAGCAATGCCGTAAACCTCATCGACGGGATGGACGGGCTCGCGGCCGGTATTACGGCCATTGCCGGCGGTATCCTGGGCGTCATCGCGCTGTGGCTGGATCATGCCTCGATGGCGGTGCTTGCGCTCGTGCTGGCTGCTGCATGCATTGGTTTTTTGGTGTACAACGTGAAGCCGGCGCGCGTCTTCATGGGCGACTGCGGCAGTCTGTTTTTAGGCTACGTGCTCGCGGTGCTGGCAATGACGGTGCAGAGCAGCGGCGGCCCATTTGCGGCGACGTTAGTGCCCATCGTGGTGCTGGCCGTTCCTATTTTTGACACGACGTTTGTGACCGTCACGCGCATCTTGCAAGGACGGCCGATTACCGAGGGCGGCGTCGATCATACCATGCACCGGCTGGTGCACGACGGGCTGTCGGAGCGGCAGACGGTGTACGTGCTGTACGTGGTGAGCCTCGTCTTTGGCGTTGCGGGGCTCGCGGTATACCAATCCACGGCACAGCTCTTCTACGCCTTGTTGCTGCTGTGCGGCGTGGCGACTGTCGTGTTTGGGCTGTACCTCGCCGGGACGCCCGTGCCCGGACACGAGGCGGTGCATCGCAGCGCCACCGAGCGCCTCGGGGCCTGGATGCGCGCCGTAGCGGGCGGCGTATCGTGGAAATCGGTGATGGGCATGATGGCCGACCTGATGGTGGTCATGGCCGCGTTCATTCTGGCGCATTACCTCCGGTACGCCGGGGCGCTCCCGGCCAATGTGCAGCACCTCGTGAGCACGGCGCTTCCACTGGTGGCCGTTGCCAAGGTGGCCGTATTCTACATGTTTGGGCTGTATCACGGCATCTGGCGTCATGCCGGCACCCCCGAGGTCATCCGGCTCTTCGGTGCTACGATGGCCGCCGCAGCACTCACGTGGGGGGTGGTGGCGCTGGCGTATGGCGTGGCCGTGTTGTCTGTCGCGGTTGTCATTCTCGATTTGATGATCGTGACCCTTGCGCTCTTGGGCGTACGCTTCGGGTTTCGCGCGCTGCGGCAGTATGCAGCATCGCAGCGGCGCCGGGGGCAGCCGGTGCTCCTGTTTGGCACCGACGAAGCGGCGATGTTGGCGCTCCGGCACCTTCGCCAAGACGATGCCACCAATCATGTGGTGGTGGGCCTTATCGCGGCCCGTCCGTCAAAGATTGGTCTTCACCTGCAAGGCGTCTCGGTGGTGGGGACGCCCGCGAGCCTCGCCGCGGCGCAGCAGAAAAGCGGGGCGACGGCCGTCATCGTGCCGGTGTTGGCCGGGACGCCGGCCGCGCGGCGCGCGCTTCGCACGGCGTGTGAAGCCCTAAACCTCACGTGCCTCACCTTCCGCACCACCCTCCAGTCCACGGCCCCCCTGCCGGCGGCCTCGGGCGATGGCTTGCTCGTCCACAGCCGCTTCGATGATTCATCGGCGGCCGGCTAG
- a CDS encoding TolC family protein, whose amino-acid sequence MFFSSVRCAAAVLTLCLAMGPVAQAQSVDTLQITFDRAVDIALDQNTDVKRAQSAVRQQETVLTQRKFAFGPSFSASSAGQRSFGRSFSQEEGAIVNETTDFFTVNARGSINLFNGWGDVAALNQAQENAAASTLSLERTRKNVVFRVMNQYLALVQDREVLAVQREELAARLQQLEQIRAFVESGARPPSALYEQQAAVAEQRTSVLEAERAVSLDKTQLIQTLQLDPMKNYTFQAPALNEPVTAAATFRYENLLKEAYRRRNDLQAQRAEANATAYGIDVAQSALYPSLDLSVDYGSNWASTALLPVPGTGRPPTQVQVQTAGGGTVPYFVPGTGSNPTLVQPDFFDQLDNRRGGSITLSLSIPLFNRYQTRASIEQARVQALNAQYAVQDRRQQIAAEVRQAILDYRNAQQRLAAAKERLQAARLAREAAQERFRLGAASIVELTNANRNFVQAASEEVRAQYTLVFQQQLIDYYIGTLNPETPLFQ is encoded by the coding sequence ATGTTTTTCTCTTCGGTACGCTGCGCTGCAGCGGTGCTCACCCTGTGCCTCGCGATGGGTCCGGTGGCCCAAGCGCAATCGGTCGATACGCTTCAAATTACATTTGATCGGGCCGTAGATATTGCGCTGGATCAGAACACGGACGTGAAGCGCGCCCAGAGCGCCGTGCGTCAACAAGAAACGGTGCTCACGCAACGAAAATTCGCGTTTGGGCCCAGCTTTTCTGCTTCGTCGGCCGGACAGCGCAGCTTTGGCCGTAGCTTTAGCCAAGAGGAGGGCGCGATTGTCAACGAGACGACCGACTTCTTCACGGTCAATGCGCGGGGGTCCATCAACCTGTTCAACGGATGGGGCGATGTGGCCGCGCTCAACCAGGCGCAAGAAAATGCCGCCGCGTCCACCCTCAGCCTAGAGCGCACCCGCAAGAACGTCGTCTTTCGCGTGATGAACCAGTACCTGGCGCTCGTGCAGGACCGCGAGGTGCTGGCGGTGCAGCGCGAGGAACTGGCCGCCCGGCTGCAGCAGCTAGAACAAATCCGGGCGTTTGTGGAAAGCGGCGCCCGCCCGCCCTCGGCCCTGTACGAGCAGCAGGCCGCCGTGGCCGAGCAGCGCACGTCGGTGCTGGAGGCCGAGCGCGCGGTGAGCCTCGACAAGACGCAGCTGATCCAGACGCTGCAGCTTGACCCGATGAAAAATTACACGTTTCAGGCCCCTGCGCTCAATGAGCCGGTTACGGCCGCGGCCACCTTCCGCTACGAAAACCTGCTCAAGGAGGCTTACCGCCGCCGCAACGACCTGCAGGCGCAACGGGCGGAAGCCAACGCCACGGCGTACGGCATTGACGTAGCACAGTCGGCGCTGTACCCATCGCTCGATCTGAGCGTCGATTACGGGAGCAACTGGGCCAGCACGGCGCTCCTTCCGGTGCCGGGCACCGGCCGCCCGCCCACCCAGGTGCAGGTGCAAACCGCGGGCGGCGGTACCGTGCCCTATTTTGTGCCAGGCACCGGCAGCAATCCCACGCTTGTGCAGCCGGACTTTTTTGATCAGCTGGATAACCGCCGCGGCGGTAGCATCACCCTTAGCCTCAGCATCCCGCTGTTCAACCGCTACCAAACCCGCGCCAGCATTGAGCAAGCCCGCGTGCAAGCGCTCAATGCGCAGTACGCAGTGCAAGACCGGCGCCAGCAAATTGCGGCGGAAGTGCGGCAAGCCATCCTGGACTACCGGAACGCGCAACAGCGGTTGGCGGCGGCCAAGGAGCGTCTGCAAGCCGCGCGCCTCGCGCGGGAAGCGGCCCAGGAGCGCTTTCGGCTGGGCGCCGCCTCTATCGTGGAGCTCACCAACGCCAACCGCAACTTTGTGCAGGCGGCCAGCGAAGAGGTGCGGGCGCAGTACACGCTCGTATTCCAGCAGCAGCTTATTGACTACTACATCGGCACGCTGAACCCCGAAACGCCGCTGTTTCAGTAA
- a CDS encoding efflux RND transporter periplasmic adaptor subunit — translation MSSSPTRRILYIAGGALLFLLLVGGLGRWLGWWGVAPEGLAVEVEAAERRTVTQVVTAFGRTQPEVEVTISPDVSGEIIALPVQEGDRVQQGDLLARINPDAYQAQVEQMRASLSGARARLEQRRADMLQAERIYERQKELYAREVISEADYLDAQTAYKVAQSNLKAARFEVQNAEARLEEAQKQLGKTSIQAPMSGTISRLNVEAGERVVGTSQMAGTEMMRIARLSQMEVVVDVNENDVVNVALRDTASISVDAYPEESLEGVVMEIANSARVSGEGTQEQVTNFPVKIRVTSPHNLQFPAMDARPTAGLQSPEGAPPATDAPTLRPGMSSTVDIFTQTVKDAVAVPIQAVTVRDFNKLEGRKDAAADDATEDLRKVVFVAQADTVEMVEVETGIADDTHIVIASGLEPGARVVTGPYSAISRELSPGAAITVTNEGAPGAGPDAALASNE, via the coding sequence ATGTCATCGTCTCCTACACGTCGTATCCTCTACATTGCCGGCGGTGCCCTCCTGTTTCTCCTCCTCGTCGGCGGCCTGGGGCGCTGGCTCGGCTGGTGGGGCGTAGCGCCCGAAGGGCTTGCCGTTGAAGTGGAAGCCGCTGAGCGTCGCACCGTCACGCAGGTGGTTACCGCCTTTGGGCGCACCCAGCCCGAGGTGGAAGTCACGATAAGCCCCGATGTCTCCGGCGAAATCATTGCGCTGCCGGTGCAAGAGGGCGACCGCGTACAGCAGGGCGACCTGCTGGCGCGCATCAACCCCGATGCGTATCAGGCACAGGTTGAGCAGATGCGCGCATCGCTCAGCGGCGCCCGCGCCCGCCTGGAGCAGCGCCGTGCCGACATGCTGCAGGCTGAGCGCATTTACGAGCGCCAGAAGGAGCTGTACGCCCGCGAAGTGATCTCGGAGGCCGACTACCTGGATGCCCAAACGGCCTACAAAGTGGCCCAGTCCAACCTAAAAGCGGCCCGCTTCGAGGTCCAAAATGCCGAAGCACGGCTGGAGGAGGCCCAGAAGCAGTTGGGCAAAACCTCCATCCAGGCACCCATGAGCGGAACCATCAGTCGGCTGAACGTGGAAGCCGGCGAGCGCGTGGTGGGTACGAGCCAAATGGCCGGCACCGAGATGATGCGCATCGCCCGCCTCAGCCAGATGGAAGTTGTGGTGGATGTCAATGAGAATGACGTGGTGAACGTCGCCCTGCGCGACACCGCGTCCATTTCCGTCGATGCGTATCCGGAGGAGTCGCTGGAAGGGGTGGTGATGGAAATTGCCAACTCGGCGCGCGTCAGTGGCGAAGGCACGCAGGAGCAAGTGACCAACTTCCCGGTCAAGATTCGGGTGACGAGCCCGCACAACCTCCAATTCCCGGCCATGGACGCCCGGCCGACGGCTGGCTTGCAATCGCCGGAAGGAGCACCGCCTGCGACCGATGCCCCCACGCTGCGCCCGGGCATGAGCAGCACGGTCGATATCTTCACGCAAACCGTGAAGGACGCCGTGGCGGTGCCCATTCAGGCCGTTACGGTGCGCGACTTCAACAAGCTGGAGGGGCGCAAAGACGCGGCGGCTGACGATGCCACGGAAGACCTGCGGAAGGTGGTGTTCGTTGCGCAGGCCGACACGGTGGAGATGGTGGAGGTGGAGACCGGCATTGCCGATGACACGCACATCGTCATCGCCAGCGGACTGGAACCCGGTGCCCGCGTGGTAACCGGGCCCTACAGCGCCATCAGCCGCGAGCTGTCGCCGGGGGCGGCCATCACCGTGACGAACGAGGGCGCGCCCGGCGCCGGCCCAGACGCGGCGCTCGCGTCTAACGAGTGA
- a CDS encoding ABC transporter ATP-binding protein — protein MNAPTASTDRPLIEVVDLKKRYLMGSEEVWALDGVSLNIQAGEYIAIMGPSGSGKSTFMNMLGCLDTPTSGTYYLNGTDVSHLSDDELAEIRNREIGFIFQTFNLLPRVDCLRNVEVPLVYAGMPRHERRQRAAEILTDVGLGDRLTHKPNELSGGQRQRVATARALANRPSLVLADEPTGNLDTETGDEIMRLFEALYRQGNTLLVVTHEEDIAQHARRIIRLRDGKLEQDTAVAQPVLADATVALN, from the coding sequence ATGAATGCACCCACTGCCTCTACCGACCGCCCGCTCATTGAGGTGGTCGACCTCAAGAAACGCTACCTGATGGGCTCCGAAGAAGTGTGGGCCCTCGATGGCGTAAGCCTCAACATCCAGGCCGGCGAGTACATCGCCATCATGGGGCCCTCCGGCTCCGGAAAATCCACCTTCATGAACATGCTGGGGTGCCTGGATACGCCTACCAGCGGCACGTACTACCTGAACGGCACCGACGTGAGCCACCTGAGCGACGACGAGCTGGCCGAGATCCGCAACCGCGAGATTGGCTTCATCTTTCAGACGTTCAACCTGCTGCCGCGGGTCGATTGCCTCCGCAACGTCGAGGTGCCGCTCGTGTATGCCGGCATGCCGCGGCACGAGCGCCGCCAGCGCGCCGCCGAAATTCTGACCGATGTGGGGCTGGGCGATCGCCTCACGCACAAGCCCAACGAGCTCTCGGGCGGGCAGCGCCAGCGCGTAGCCACCGCCCGTGCGCTGGCCAACCGTCCCTCGCTCGTCTTGGCCGACGAGCCCACCGGCAACCTCGACACCGAGACGGGCGACGAGATCATGCGCCTCTTTGAAGCGCTGTACCGGCAAGGCAATACGTTGCTGGTGGTCACGCACGAGGAAGACATTGCCCAGCACGCACGGCGCATCATCCGGCTTCGCGACGGTAAACTCGAACAAGATACAGCGGTGGCGCAGCCGGTCTTGGCCGATGCCACGGTGGCCCTCAACTGA